AGCCGGTGCGGTGGAAGGAGGAGAATCAATGACGATGGTGGCCAAGAAGATCTTTCTCACCCGAGGAGTGGGGAAGCATCGTGAGAAGCTGACCAGCTTCGAAATGGCCCTGCGCAGCGCCAAAATTGCGCAGTTCAACGTCGTCCGCGTCTCGAGCATCTTTCCGCCTCATGCGAAGCTGATCACTCCGCAAGAAGGTCTGAAGCTTCTCAAGCCCGGACAGATTCTTTACGTCGTCATGAGCGACAACGCGACCAACGAGCCGCATCGACTGATGGCCGCCTCGGTCGGCGTAGCCATCCCAAAGGATCGCACGCAGTACGGCTACTTGGCCGAGCATCACAGCTTCGGCCTGACTGACGACAAGACCGGCGACTACGCCGAGGACCTGGCAGCGTCGATGCTCGCCACCATCCTGGGCATCGAGTTCGATCCGAACAAGAGCTACGACGAGCGCAAGGACGTGTGGCGCCTGTCGAACGAGATCGTCATGACCCGCAATGTCACTCAGTCCGCTATCGGTGACAAGGACGGTTTGTGGACCTCGGTGGTTGCTGCCGCGGTCTTTGCGGAATAGAAGAGCGGTCAGGGTCAGCGGTCAGCTGTTAGTGTTCAAGCCGCTTTCTCCCCCGCTGCGTCTTGTTGGAACGTGCGAAGGGTATCCCTCGCTCACGTTCGACCGTTGGCACTTGGGGGCAAAGCGTTACTGTGAGCTGAAAGCTGCCCGCTTCCTCTTTTGACTTCCTGGCATCCGTTCTGCCCTCGTGGCGCTAGCGGGGGTACCAGTGCAGACCCTGGATGAGTTCCGCCGGAAGTTGGTTGGCGTGCGATTCTCCCGGGGCGCGCTGCTGTCGATCCGGCGGGGTCCCTGCACCTATCGGATCAACGTTGGCTTTGCGGGCAATTGAAAGGCAAAAAAAAGGCCGGGCGAATTGCCCGGCCTTTTGGAATCCCTAAGAGGCGCTGTTAGTGAGTCGTATCTGGTAAGTAGATGAAGTCATTCTGACTGCGTGTGCCACGCTGGACTGCAACGTAGGCGCCAGTATGTATCGTACTCCCATGCGTGTGGAACTCCTCCGCGATCGCGAGCAGCCCGTGCCCATGCGTCGTGTCAGAGTCCGCAACGCCGCGAATTATGGTCTGTCCGGTCAACGTGCCTTCTACGCTGACGTGAAAGATCGAGATCGCGTTATTACCGTTGCTGTTGCCGACCTTCGTGTCGATGTATGAAAGGTAGCGTTCGCTGAAGCAGGTAAGCGGACCACTCGTCGAGAAGCGCTGCTCGAATTCGTTGTAGACCAAATACTGCACCGTGGTCCTGAGCGGGAGCTGAGTGTTGAAATCCTCGGAGCAAGGGACGAGAGTGAGAGCGGTGTATACCGTATCTCCGAGGGCGGGCTCTTCAGCACCATCAAAGAAGTGATCGAGGATCAGGTAGTTCGGGCAGCCGTTATACTCCTGTCCAAGCACCAAGGTGTTATCCCGATTGTTCGCGCCGTGGATCGCTTCGATACCAATGGCGTTGTAACCGTCGATATCCGCTGCGGAGAAATCGAAATACTCGATCGTCGCCTCACCCTTCAGATCATTGCTATCGACCGGGAATTCGTCGTCCCCGACCTCGACACACTTGAGCTCGCCGATCATCGGGTCTTCGTTCACCGGCGGAATGCTGCCGCTGTTGAACTGCCCCCCGGGCCCTGAAGTACCGGCGAGGGGAAGGTTCGGCAAGCCAGCGGACACGGTCCAGCCGATCGGCTGTTTCGCCGTCAGGCGGAACGTGAAATCGGTCTCGATCCAGCCGGGAACGCACCTTTCCGTTGGCAAGCAAAGCGGGTCGGGATTCACCAGCCCAGGGTCGCAGATGGCCCCCGTGGTTGAGCAGTGCCCGTTTGCGTTCACGTAGAAGCACCGGACGTTGACCGGATCGCCCGAGGTATTCGTCAGTTGAATGACGGTATCAAGGCCGTTACTCGTGTCGACCACGAGCTTCGGGAACACCACGATCGCCGCAGGATTCGTCGACGAAATATCGGCGCGCGCAGCACCCGCCCAGAGGAGCACCCCTCCCAGGAGCATGCATGCTCCCAAGAGAAAAGGATTCCACTTCACCGTACGCATTGCCCTTCTCCTTTCAGCTGTCAGGGAGAAACCAGCCACTGCCTTTTCCCCTCTTTGCGTCTGTCGC
The Candidatus Binatia bacterium DNA segment above includes these coding regions:
- a CDS encoding arginine decarboxylase, pyruvoyl-dependent, with product MTMVAKKIFLTRGVGKHREKLTSFEMALRSAKIAQFNVVRVSSIFPPHAKLITPQEGLKLLKPGQILYVVMSDNATNEPHRLMAASVGVAIPKDRTQYGYLAEHHSFGLTDDKTGDYAEDLAASMLATILGIEFDPNKSYDERKDVWRLSNEIVMTRNVTQSAIGDKDGLWTSVVAAAVFAE